The proteins below come from a single Nitrospirota bacterium genomic window:
- the cdhC gene encoding CO dehydrogenase/CO-methylating acetyl-CoA synthase complex subunit beta — translation MSKLIASAAIRGAHTLVKQAEELLEKTTAEKGRDFAFEFPDTAFYLPMIYAMTAFPVKTLGDMKVALGLAKELLHDEPEEHLWKPYLGEALDSGMATLFAEEILLALKYINGLEPAKDPETGYVYNGFITDTIQRNLGIQLVDGTMPGFAAIIGAAPNDDVAVSIVRELQEKNILTFLSGNVNGNSVTKQLLRKGVELGWDTRIVPLGPDTEHTLYALDWAIRASLIFGGKKPGEYKEHLKYQKDRVFAFAVVLGELNNIIWTTGAGAINMGFPAIADTDVPVIHPTGVCIYEEVDKELDPGKIVQRAIEQRGLKISVEKPPIPVAYGPAFEGERIRKEDMFIEFGGQRTPSFEWVRMKELNEIEDNKVIIVGDGWKEKYEKGGQMPLAIVIDAAGRKMQKDFESVIERKIHHNINEAQGLWHMGQRDLNWIRISSNAKKEGITLEHIGVVMTTMTHHRFKSIVDKVQVTIYTDEKDVLAIQEEARKAYKDRDQRLGSLTDEAVDIFYSCLLCQSFAPSHVCVISPERLGLCGAYNWLDGKAAYEIDPTGGNQPIPKGALMDARYGRYAGIDEYLKKASGGAVETLNLYTVMENPMTSCGCFECILAIVPEANGVMIVQRGHTGMTPAGMKFSTLAGSVGGGVQSPGFMGIGRNFITSKKFLFGDGGLKRIVWMTKNLKEGLKEAFSKRAAEEGVSDLIDKIADETVAEDSEKLLEFLTQAGHPALSMDPML, via the coding sequence ATGTCCAAGTTAATAGCCTCTGCAGCCATAAGAGGCGCGCATACACTGGTAAAACAAGCAGAAGAACTGCTTGAAAAAACCACTGCAGAAAAAGGCAGAGACTTCGCTTTTGAATTCCCTGACACCGCTTTTTATCTTCCAATGATTTACGCAATGACAGCCTTCCCCGTTAAAACACTGGGCGATATGAAAGTTGCGCTGGGCCTGGCAAAGGAACTGCTTCATGACGAGCCTGAAGAGCATTTATGGAAACCATATCTCGGTGAGGCGCTGGACTCAGGGATGGCAACTCTCTTTGCGGAAGAGATCCTGCTTGCATTGAAATACATAAACGGACTGGAGCCTGCTAAAGATCCCGAGACAGGTTATGTATATAATGGATTTATCACCGACACTATCCAGAGGAATCTGGGTATCCAGCTTGTTGACGGCACAATGCCGGGCTTTGCCGCAATTATAGGCGCTGCTCCGAATGACGATGTCGCCGTAAGCATTGTCAGGGAACTTCAGGAAAAGAATATCCTCACATTCCTTTCAGGCAATGTGAACGGCAACAGCGTTACAAAACAGCTTTTGAGAAAGGGTGTTGAACTTGGATGGGACACAAGAATCGTCCCTCTCGGCCCTGATACAGAACATACGCTCTATGCTCTTGACTGGGCCATAAGGGCATCCCTGATATTCGGCGGCAAAAAACCCGGCGAGTACAAAGAGCATCTCAAATATCAGAAAGACAGGGTCTTTGCATTCGCAGTAGTTCTCGGCGAACTTAACAACATAATATGGACTACAGGAGCGGGAGCAATTAACATGGGATTCCCTGCAATTGCAGATACAGACGTTCCGGTCATACATCCTACGGGAGTATGCATATACGAAGAAGTGGACAAAGAGCTGGACCCTGGAAAGATAGTGCAGAGGGCTATTGAACAGAGAGGGTTAAAGATTAGTGTTGAAAAGCCTCCTATACCTGTTGCATACGGGCCTGCCTTTGAGGGCGAGAGAATAAGAAAAGAGGATATGTTCATTGAATTCGGCGGACAGAGAACACCTTCATTTGAATGGGTCAGGATGAAGGAACTGAATGAGATAGAAGACAACAAGGTAATTATTGTAGGAGACGGCTGGAAAGAGAAATACGAAAAAGGCGGACAGATGCCGTTAGCCATCGTGATAGATGCGGCAGGAAGAAAAATGCAGAAGGACTTTGAGTCTGTCATTGAAAGAAAGATACACCATAACATAAACGAGGCGCAGGGACTCTGGCACATGGGCCAGCGCGACCTCAACTGGATAAGAATCAGCAGCAATGCAAAAAAAGAAGGCATAACATTAGAACACATCGGCGTGGTCATGACAACCATGACACATCACAGGTTCAAATCAATCGTGGATAAGGTGCAGGTTACAATATACACCGATGAAAAAGATGTTCTTGCCATACAGGAAGAAGCGAGAAAGGCATACAAGGATCGTGACCAGAGGCTCGGTTCGCTTACTGATGAGGCAGTGGATATTTTTTATTCGTGCCTCCTCTGCCAGTCATTTGCGCCAAGCCATGTATGTGTCATAAGCCCTGAAAGGCTGGGCCTTTGCGGCGCATACAACTGGCTTGACGGAAAGGCTGCTTATGAGATAGACCCGACCGGAGGCAACCAGCCGATCCCAAAGGGCGCGCTCATGGATGCAAGATACGGAAGATACGCAGGCATAGACGAATACCTGAAAAAGGCATCGGGCGGAGCAGTTGAGACGCTTAATTTATACACAGTCATGGAAAACCCCATGACCTCCTGCGGCTGCTTTGAATGCATACTCGCTATCGTGCCTGAAGCGAACGGGGTCATGATTGTCCAGCGCGGTCATACAGGAATGACGCCCGCAGGCATGAAATTCTCCACACTGGCAGGCTCTGTCGGCGGAGGTGTTCAGTCTCCAGGGTTTATGGGGATAGGCAGAAATTTTATAACGAGCAAAAAATTTCTCTTCGGCGACGGCGGCCTCAAGAGGATTGTATGGATGACAAAGAACCTCAAGGAAGGGCTCAAAGAGGCCTTCAGCAAGAGAGCTGCCGAAGAAGGAGTGTCTGACCTCATAGACAAGATTGCAGATGAGACAGTAGCAGAGGACTCAGAGAAGCTGCTTGAGTTTCTTACTCAGGCAGGACATCCGGCTCTCAGCATGGACCCGATGTTATAA
- a CDS encoding molybdopterin molybdotransferase MoeA: MLGREEVITVEKALEFVLKNLSAVFPPDIKLNIEHSCRRILSRDIYSPENLPQFARSTVDGFAVTSSDIFGASDGLPAYLNIAGEVLMGAMPDFELKKGIAGKIATGGMLPEGADAVVMIEHAQTIDEKMIEVMKPAAPGENVIQAGEDIKKGALVLKKGHRLRPQDTGALAGLGITEVYVYEKPMVSIISTGNEIVPANSDVKPGQVRDINSFNLAGLISEAGGEPVKRGIFKDEYSVIKKIVEESLEDSAMVLITGGSSVGTKDMTAKIINDVGSPGVLFHGVSIKPGKPLIGGIINNKPVFGLPGHPAAITVCFEQFIEPVLKKLTGISENRFRGRKLVVTAKMAKNIASSSGREDHIRVALEERGDEIWANPILGKSGLITTLVKADGIVVIPLRKLGVEQGEVVEVRLF, translated from the coding sequence ATGCTTGGCAGGGAAGAAGTTATTACCGTTGAAAAGGCTCTGGAGTTTGTACTTAAAAATCTTTCTGCGGTGTTTCCTCCCGATATAAAACTGAATATAGAACACTCATGCAGAAGAATTTTGTCACGGGATATATACTCACCTGAAAACCTTCCCCAGTTTGCACGGTCAACGGTTGACGGCTTTGCAGTTACTTCTTCTGATATATTCGGCGCTTCGGACGGTCTTCCCGCATATCTTAACATCGCCGGTGAAGTATTGATGGGCGCAATGCCTGACTTTGAGCTTAAAAAAGGAATTGCAGGAAAGATAGCAACAGGCGGGATGCTTCCAGAGGGCGCCGATGCAGTCGTTATGATAGAGCATGCACAGACGATAGATGAAAAGATGATAGAGGTCATGAAGCCGGCAGCGCCCGGAGAAAATGTGATACAGGCAGGGGAGGATATAAAAAAAGGCGCTCTCGTATTAAAGAAAGGGCACAGGCTGAGGCCTCAGGATACAGGCGCACTTGCAGGGCTCGGAATAACAGAGGTCTATGTTTATGAAAAACCTATGGTTTCCATAATATCAACAGGGAATGAGATTGTTCCCGCAAACAGTGATGTTAAACCCGGACAAGTGAGAGACATAAATTCATTTAATCTTGCAGGCCTTATATCAGAAGCAGGAGGCGAACCTGTAAAACGCGGCATATTCAAGGACGAATACAGCGTTATAAAAAAAATAGTCGAAGAGTCTCTCGAAGATTCCGCCATGGTGCTTATAACAGGCGGAAGTTCTGTCGGAACAAAAGATATGACTGCAAAGATTATAAATGATGTCGGAAGCCCCGGAGTTTTATTCCACGGAGTATCAATTAAACCCGGCAAACCCCTGATAGGAGGCATCATAAACAACAAGCCTGTATTCGGACTTCCCGGACATCCTGCTGCCATCACAGTGTGTTTTGAACAGTTTATTGAACCTGTCCTGAAAAAACTCACAGGCATTTCTGAAAACAGGTTCAGAGGCAGAAAACTTGTTGTAACGGCAAAGATGGCAAAGAATATCGCATCAAGTTCAGGGAGGGAAGACCACATAAGGGTTGCCCTTGAAGAGCGGGGCGATGAAATCTGGGCGAATCCTATTTTGGGAAAGTCAGGACTTATAACTACGCTTGTTAAGGCTGACGGGATTGTTGTTATTCCGCTCAGGAAGCTTGGAGTGGAGCAGGGCGAGGTTGTGGAGGTAAGGCTGTTTTAG
- a CDS encoding acetyl-CoA decarbonylase/synthase complex subunit delta: MAFTVPKETYSGKVYNVTIGTGDNVASFGGENVLPFLPFEGTIPNKPLIAYEIQDVPPADWPENVQKPFSSVSGDPVTWAKFCQDTLKAKAIALRLIGTHPDRENRSPEDAAKTVKDVLSAINVPLIILGSNNAEKDAPVLIAAAEAAKDKNCILGKAQEANYKTIAAAAMANNHKLIAMSELDINLSKQLNILITQMGFDKERLITDPMCSALGYGLEYTYSVMERIRLAALTQNDLTMQPPMLADVGMYVWKIKETQAPESDVPLWGNAEERGIAWEATTAAALLMAGAELLIMRHPKAVEAVGKLIEELI; the protein is encoded by the coding sequence ATGGCTTTTACTGTTCCAAAAGAGACTTATTCAGGCAAAGTTTATAATGTAACAATAGGGACAGGCGATAATGTGGCAAGTTTTGGAGGGGAAAATGTGCTCCCTTTTCTGCCTTTTGAAGGGACCATCCCAAACAAACCTTTAATCGCATATGAAATACAGGACGTTCCTCCGGCAGACTGGCCTGAAAACGTTCAGAAACCCTTCAGCAGTGTTTCAGGCGATCCTGTTACTTGGGCCAAGTTCTGTCAGGATACGCTGAAGGCAAAGGCTATAGCTTTAAGGCTTATCGGAACCCACCCCGACAGGGAAAACCGCTCACCTGAGGATGCTGCAAAAACCGTTAAAGACGTGCTTTCAGCCATTAATGTCCCTTTGATAATACTTGGGAGCAACAATGCAGAAAAAGACGCTCCTGTCCTGATAGCTGCCGCTGAGGCTGCAAAAGACAAGAACTGCATATTAGGCAAGGCGCAGGAAGCTAACTATAAAACAATAGCTGCTGCTGCAATGGCTAATAACCATAAACTTATTGCAATGTCAGAGCTTGACATAAACCTCTCAAAACAGTTGAACATTCTCATAACCCAGATGGGTTTTGACAAGGAAAGGCTTATAACAGACCCTATGTGCTCTGCTCTGGGGTACGGTCTTGAATATACATATTCGGTCATGGAGCGGATACGGCTTGCCGCGCTTACACAGAATGACCTCACAATGCAGCCGCCTATGCTTGCGGATGTAGGCATGTATGTATGGAAAATCAAAGAGACGCAGGCGCCTGAATCAGATGTGCCTTTATGGGGCAATGCTGAAGAGAGAGGAATCGCATGGGAGGCAACAACCGCTGCCGCGCTTCTCATGGCAGGCGCAGAACTCTTAATCATGAGGCATCCAAAGGCTGTTGAGGCAGTGGGAAAATTAATAGAGGAACTTATATAG
- a CDS encoding zinc dependent phospholipase C family protein: MFKFLLVISFIALPSAAFAWGPLTHIYLGSELYYLGSLLPAGIYALIKKYKSDFLYGNLMADIIFGKKYLPDDKSSHNWDVALGLFEAAKTQQQKAFVYGYMSHLAADTVAHELLTAGKKNVGHTFLELKADSIVDKKYWFRAVTIDKKVQRRNDTFLEGSLDTAIFSFKTNKRILKSAVLISGLHQKRVSSFIDRNIIIASVYKRENIKRLQEKSLDRMVDLLQNGADSAVLKKSPLGSHIHKKHFKNYLI, encoded by the coding sequence ATGTTTAAATTTTTATTAGTAATCTCATTTATAGCCTTGCCTTCCGCTGCCTTTGCGTGGGGGCCTCTGACACATATCTATCTGGGCAGCGAGCTCTATTACCTCGGTTCGCTTCTTCCTGCCGGAATATATGCTCTGATAAAAAAGTACAAAAGCGACTTCCTTTACGGCAACCTGATGGCGGATATTATTTTTGGCAAGAAGTATCTGCCTGATGATAAGAGTTCGCACAACTGGGATGTGGCATTGGGTCTTTTTGAGGCCGCCAAGACGCAGCAGCAAAAGGCCTTTGTTTATGGTTACATGAGCCATCTTGCCGCTGATACTGTTGCGCATGAGCTGCTGACAGCAGGGAAAAAGAATGTCGGGCATACATTCCTTGAACTGAAGGCAGACAGCATTGTTGACAAGAAATACTGGTTTCGGGCAGTCACAATAGATAAAAAGGTTCAGCGAAGGAATGACACTTTTCTTGAGGGGTCTCTGGATACCGCCATATTTTCTTTTAAAACCAATAAACGGATTCTTAAAAGTGCAGTGTTAATCTCAGGGCTTCATCAGAAGAGAGTAAGCAGTTTTATCGACAGGAATATTATCATTGCTTCTGTTTATAAGAGGGAAAATATAAAGAGGCTTCAGGAAAAATCATTGGACAGGATGGTTGATCTTCTTCAGAATGGCGCTGATTCGGCAGTTTTAAAGAAGAGCCCGCTCGGCAGCCATATACATAAAAAGCATTTCAAAAATTATCTAATCTGA
- a CDS encoding acetyl-CoA decarbonylase/synthase complex subunit gamma, whose amino-acid sequence MALSGVEIFKLLPKTNCKKCGHPTCLAFAMKLAQRQASLDQCPDVSEEAKKILGEASAPPIRSITFGSGDEAVKIGEETVLFRHDKKFVNPCALAVEIKDTLSEGEITKKIEEVLTSEIDRVGQKLRIDAITLTNASGDKGKFESAAKLIASKAPNVPVILSTTDPASAEAAVKLFAGKKPIIYGANSGNAEAMANIAKAEKAILGVVADSLDELAALTEKIKSLGVEDLVIDSGAKKAKEILGNNTTIRRSALKKNFKPFGYPVINFAQRDDSLHEALIASVGITKYASIIVVSSIERWKNLALFTLRQNIYTDPQVPMQVEQKIYKIGEATPDSPLTITTNFSLTYFIVSGEIENSKVPCRLAVMDCEGLSVLTAWAAGKFTASKIAAFIKESGIENEVNHRELIIPGYVAILSGSIEDKLEGWKVTVGPREANGLPAFLKARTT is encoded by the coding sequence ATGGCTTTATCAGGCGTTGAGATATTTAAATTATTGCCAAAGACAAACTGCAAAAAATGCGGTCATCCCACATGCCTGGCCTTTGCAATGAAACTCGCGCAGAGACAGGCGTCGCTGGATCAGTGTCCTGACGTATCTGAAGAGGCAAAAAAAATACTTGGAGAGGCTTCAGCGCCTCCGATACGTTCTATAACATTCGGCTCCGGCGACGAGGCGGTAAAGATAGGCGAGGAGACCGTCCTCTTCAGGCATGACAAAAAATTCGTAAACCCATGCGCTCTCGCTGTTGAAATCAAAGACACTCTTTCCGAGGGAGAGATAACAAAGAAGATAGAGGAAGTCCTTACATCAGAAATAGACAGGGTCGGACAGAAACTCAGAATTGACGCAATAACGCTTACAAACGCATCCGGCGATAAAGGAAAGTTTGAGTCAGCCGCAAAACTTATTGCATCAAAGGCGCCAAACGTTCCGGTAATACTTTCAACAACAGACCCTGCATCTGCAGAAGCGGCTGTAAAGCTCTTTGCCGGTAAGAAGCCCATTATCTATGGAGCAAACTCAGGCAATGCAGAGGCAATGGCAAATATTGCAAAGGCAGAAAAGGCAATACTCGGAGTAGTTGCAGACAGTTTGGATGAACTAGCCGCGCTTACGGAAAAGATAAAATCTCTCGGGGTTGAGGACCTGGTTATAGACTCAGGAGCAAAAAAGGCAAAAGAAATACTTGGAAACAATACCACGATAAGAAGATCTGCGCTTAAGAAGAACTTCAAGCCGTTTGGATACCCTGTGATTAACTTCGCACAGAGAGACGACAGCCTCCATGAGGCTTTGATTGCGTCTGTTGGAATCACAAAATATGCATCAATCATAGTTGTCAGCAGCATTGAGAGATGGAAAAACCTCGCCCTCTTCACTTTAAGGCAGAATATATACACCGATCCTCAGGTGCCGATGCAGGTTGAACAGAAAATATACAAGATTGGAGAAGCAACGCCTGATTCCCCGCTTACAATTACGACAAATTTCTCTCTCACATACTTTATTGTTTCAGGTGAAATAGAAAATAGCAAAGTGCCGTGCAGGCTTGCAGTCATGGACTGCGAAGGATTATCGGTATTGACCGCATGGGCGGCAGGAAAGTTCACTGCATCAAAGATAGCGGCATTTATAAAAGAGAGCGGCATTGAGAATGAAGTAAACCATAGGGAACTGATTATCCCCGGCTATGTCGCGATATTAAGCGGTTCTATAGAAGACAAACTCGAAGGTTGGAAGGTGACAGTCGGCCCGAGAGAGGCAAATGGACTGCCGGCGTTTTTGAAAGCAAGGACAACATAA
- the mtgA gene encoding monofunctional biosynthetic peptidoglycan transglycosylase: MARRKRKKSSFKKICWIFVVFIISGISAYLYFSFPDIESLKKHNPKKTSFMEYREREWKRQGKKYRIQQKWVPVSQISPYLIKAVLIAEDDKFWRHEGFDYEAMQKAMEKDIKAGKFKAGGSTISQQLAKNLYLSPSKNPMRKIEEAVITWRMEKILSKKRILELYLNVAEWGDTGIFGIEAAAGHYYGKSASSLTADESARLASVLPNPRKYNPLGDSKYVVNCSNLIYNIMIKRGIVVPQYEEVLENGSKDTASPNLSETQHTPAQ, translated from the coding sequence ATGGCAAGAAGAAAAAGAAAGAAGAGTTCATTTAAAAAGATATGCTGGATTTTTGTTGTTTTCATAATCTCCGGCATCTCAGCTTATCTCTATTTCAGTTTCCCTGATATTGAGAGCCTAAAAAAACATAATCCAAAGAAGACTTCTTTTATGGAATACAGGGAAAGGGAATGGAAAAGGCAGGGTAAGAAATACAGAATCCAGCAGAAATGGGTTCCTGTCTCGCAGATATCTCCATATCTTATAAAGGCTGTGCTTATTGCCGAGGATGACAAGTTCTGGAGACATGAGGGTTTTGATTATGAGGCGATGCAGAAGGCGATGGAAAAAGATATTAAGGCAGGCAAATTCAAGGCTGGCGGAAGCACCATATCGCAGCAGCTTGCGAAGAATCTTTATCTTTCGCCCTCAAAAAACCCTATGAGGAAAATAGAGGAAGCGGTTATCACATGGAGGATGGAAAAGATACTTAGCAAAAAGAGGATTCTTGAGTTATACCTCAATGTAGCTGAGTGGGGAGACACGGGGATATTCGGCATAGAGGCTGCCGCAGGGCATTATTACGGGAAGTCTGCATCCAGTCTTACTGCGGATGAGTCTGCCAGACTTGCATCTGTGCTTCCGAATCCGAGAAAGTATAATCCTCTCGGCGATTCAAAATATGTGGTGAACTGCTCAAATCTGATTTATAACATAATGATAAAGAGAGGCATTGTTGTCCCTCAATACGAAGAGGTTTTAGAAAATGGAAGTAAAGATACCGCCTCTCCTAATCTTTCAGAGACCCAGCACACACCCGCACAGTAA
- a CDS encoding dihydropteroate synthase, which yields MIIIGEKLSIIAKRVREAMMKKDKEPIQEIAISQWKAGAGMIDANIGPAEDGGEDLMQWMVTTIQEVVSLPICLDTTNAKAIEAGLKVHNNQWGRPLINSTSNDPERFPILELGAKYNAQVIGLTVGKGGLPADAEERAAIAAEIMGRAMEYGVPLEDIYLDPLVLQIATSQDHAKHVIKAITMFQEMNDPPMKTVVGLSNISNGCPKHIRPILNKHYFIMLLNAGLTAAIADAHEMAEAVQEKRMIDDVLAGKKIDDAKKMTEITKTIDVIMGKTLYAHSYLEM from the coding sequence ATGATAATAATAGGTGAAAAATTAAGCATCATAGCCAAAAGGGTCAGAGAGGCAATGATGAAAAAGGATAAGGAACCTATACAGGAGATCGCAATCTCTCAGTGGAAAGCCGGCGCAGGAATGATAGATGCAAACATAGGCCCTGCGGAAGACGGCGGAGAGGATTTAATGCAGTGGATGGTTACGACAATACAGGAAGTCGTATCATTGCCGATATGCCTTGACACAACAAATGCAAAGGCAATAGAGGCAGGACTTAAGGTGCATAACAACCAATGGGGCAGACCTCTGATAAATTCAACCTCGAACGACCCCGAGAGATTCCCAATCCTTGAACTCGGGGCGAAATATAATGCTCAGGTTATAGGGCTTACAGTAGGAAAAGGCGGGCTTCCCGCAGATGCGGAAGAGCGCGCTGCAATAGCAGCAGAGATAATGGGAAGGGCCATGGAATACGGCGTTCCCCTTGAAGACATTTATCTTGACCCGCTGGTTTTGCAAATTGCAACCTCTCAGGACCACGCAAAGCATGTGATAAAGGCAATAACGATGTTTCAGGAAATGAACGATCCTCCGATGAAGACCGTTGTCGGCCTTAGCAATATTTCCAACGGTTGTCCAAAGCATATAAGGCCGATATTGAATAAACACTACTTTATAATGCTTTTGAACGCCGGACTTACTGCCGCCATTGCCGATGCTCATGAGATGGCGGAAGCCGTTCAGGAGAAGAGGATGATTGATGATGTCCTTGCCGGGAAAAAGATTGATGACGCTAAAAAAATGACAGAGATAACAAAAACGATTGATGTCATTATGGGCAAAACCCTTTATGCGCATTCGTATTTAGAAATGTAG
- a CDS encoding GIY-YIG nuclease family protein: MKVIYKITYPNGKIYIGKDLTDSINYFGSADSKLIEKDYTREQRRDFTIRKEIIWESDTANDQEVNQKEIEFINHHRSNDPTIGYNQWPKFKT, translated from the coding sequence ATGAAAGTCATTTACAAAATTACATATCCCAACGGCAAAATCTATATCGGCAAAGACCTGACGGACAGCATTAATTATTTCGGAAGTGCAGATTCAAAACTTATCGAAAAAGATTATACAAGAGAGCAACGGCGAGATTTTACAATCAGAAAAGAAATTATATGGGAATCAGACACGGCTAACGACCAAGAGGTTAATCAAAAAGAAATTGAATTCATAAATCACCACAGGTCGAATGATCCAACCATAGGCTATAACCAGTGGCCAAAATTCAAGACATGA
- a CDS encoding type II toxin-antitoxin system RelE/ParE family toxin has product MAKINWTAESEQWLKDIHDYIFQDNPNAAIRTVEAIYNKAQLLLEFPEMGYKYKHNSERNIRILLYGHYRIAYLIKHTGDIDILGVFHGSLNIERYMV; this is encoded by the coding sequence ATGGCAAAAATAAATTGGACAGCAGAATCGGAACAATGGCTAAAAGATATCCACGATTATATTTTTCAAGATAATCCGAATGCAGCAATTCGTACTGTAGAAGCAATTTACAACAAAGCTCAGTTACTATTGGAATTTCCAGAAATGGGTTATAAATACAAACATAACTCAGAACGTAATATTCGAATTTTACTTTATGGTCATTATAGAATCGCTTACCTTATAAAACATACTGGAGACATTGATATATTGGGTGTATTTCATGGATCATTAAATATTGAACGTTACATGGTGTAA
- the thiD gene encoding bifunctional hydroxymethylpyrimidine kinase/phosphomethylpyrimidine kinase, protein MKSALTIAGSDPTGGAGLQADIKVFMAFGVHGLSVASALTAQNTEGVISVFPVDKNFFAEQLDVLLKDITPDAVKTGMLYSRQLVGVIAENIRKHSLKNLVIDTVTVSSSGVSLIEDGTLDAIREQLFPLAKVITPNIYEASVLTGISIEDVTDMEEAAKELKKMGTENVVITGGHLEGEALDLYYDGFSFFRMESAKWEGEYHGTGCAFSAAVTALLATGHSTLESVKKTKEFINDAIKNAYHLGKGMRLLGL, encoded by the coding sequence ATGAAATCCGCACTCACTATAGCAGGTTCTGATCCTACAGGCGGGGCAGGACTTCAGGCTGACATTAAAGTGTTCATGGCCTTCGGTGTTCATGGACTTTCGGTTGCTTCTGCGCTCACAGCCCAAAACACAGAGGGGGTAATCTCTGTCTTTCCTGTTGATAAGAATTTCTTTGCAGAGCAGCTTGACGTTCTTTTAAAAGATATAACGCCTGATGCAGTTAAGACAGGCATGCTTTACAGCAGGCAGTTGGTAGGCGTAATTGCTGAAAACATAAGAAAGCATTCACTTAAAAACCTTGTGATAGACACTGTTACCGTATCATCATCAGGGGTCAGTCTTATTGAAGACGGAACACTGGATGCAATAAGAGAACAGCTTTTTCCATTGGCAAAGGTGATAACCCCGAACATCTATGAGGCATCTGTTCTGACAGGCATATCAATAGAAGATGTGACTGACATGGAAGAAGCCGCAAAGGAACTAAAAAAGATGGGGACTGAGAATGTGGTGATAACAGGAGGACACTTGGAAGGAGAGGCGCTGGATTTATACTATGACGGATTCAGTTTTTTCAGGATGGAGTCTGCAAAGTGGGAAGGGGAATATCACGGCACAGGATGTGCATTCTCAGCGGCTGTCACTGCATTGCTTGCAACCGGTCATTCAACGCTTGAGTCAGTGAAGAAGACAAAGGAATTTATAAACGATGCAATAAAAAATGCTTACCATCTTGGAAAAGGAATGAGGCTTCTTGGTCTGTAA